In Vagococcus luciliae, one genomic interval encodes:
- a CDS encoding FtsW/RodA/SpoVE family cell cycle protein, with the protein MKRQEYQQQNNFNYALLLPIFLMLILSVWLQYWVAYYDQNDPTKQALKQLTFVLLGTALMFGVKYIKRDIIWKAVPWFYVFSLLLMGSLYFFYDPHMYELTNTKRWLDIFGFQFQPSEIAKTAYILFISKELVKYNKRVPEKDIHTDLDMVKKLALYSLPLFFLMFVQKDFGTSLVFICVLGALIVASGINWRIVAVLGGIATVLGGTLIFLVFTDFGQSILSSLHFKEYQLNRIRAWVNPFEYATSIAYQQVQGLLAIGSGGLFGTGTTGVQVYVPVRESDMIFTFVGEAYGFVGATAVILLYFYLFFQIFYTGIKSNSTFNIYICVGIVFMLVFQTFENIGASIGLLPLTGIPLPFLSQGGTALISTMLALGLIFGMDSKA; encoded by the coding sequence ATGAAACGACAAGAATATCAACAACAAAATAATTTTAACTACGCGTTATTATTGCCAATATTTTTAATGCTTATTTTGAGTGTTTGGCTACAATATTGGGTCGCGTACTATGACCAAAACGATCCCACTAAACAAGCTTTAAAACAATTAACTTTTGTATTATTAGGAACAGCTTTAATGTTTGGAGTGAAATATATCAAACGTGATATCATTTGGAAAGCTGTCCCATGGTTTTATGTTTTCTCATTATTATTGATGGGGTCTTTATATTTTTTTTATGATCCTCACATGTACGAGTTAACCAACACAAAACGTTGGTTAGACATTTTTGGCTTTCAATTTCAACCATCTGAAATTGCTAAAACAGCTTACATTCTCTTTATATCTAAAGAACTTGTAAAATACAATAAGAGAGTACCTGAAAAAGATATTCATACTGATTTGGATATGGTAAAAAAATTAGCCTTGTATTCTCTCCCTTTATTCTTTTTAATGTTTGTGCAAAAGGATTTTGGAACAAGTTTAGTATTCATTTGTGTTCTTGGCGCACTTATTGTGGCATCAGGTATTAACTGGCGAATTGTGGCTGTTCTGGGTGGTATTGCTACTGTTTTAGGTGGAACACTTATTTTCTTGGTGTTTACTGATTTTGGTCAATCAATACTTTCCTCTCTACATTTTAAAGAATACCAATTAAATCGCATTAGAGCTTGGGTTAATCCTTTTGAGTATGCAACCTCTATTGCTTACCAGCAAGTTCAAGGACTCTTAGCTATTGGGTCTGGTGGATTGTTTGGGACTGGAACAACCGGGGTACAAGTTTATGTGCCAGTTAGAGAGTCTGACATGATTTTCACTTTTGTAGGTGAAGCATATGGCTTTGTCGGTGCAACAGCTGTCATTTTACTTTACTTTTATCTATTTTTCCAAATTTTCTATACCGGCATTAAAAGTAATTCTACCTTTAATATTTACATCTGTGTTGGAATAGTCTTTATGTTGGTTTTCCAAACATTCGAAAACATCGGAGCCTCAATTGGTTTGTTACCATTAACAGGTATTCCTCTTCCTTTCTTAAGTCAAGGAGGAACAGCTTTAATTTCAACGATGTTAGCTCTTGGTTTAATTTTTGGAATGGATTCTAAAGCATAA
- the trhA gene encoding PAQR family membrane homeostasis protein TrhA — translation MHNPTYSKKYLIVNEVFNAITHGIGTGLSIAGLVLLIIKGSQLHSPIRIVSYSIFGASMILLFLFSTLFHSLIFTKARKVFQVFDHSSIYLLIAGSYTPYSLVTIGGKLGWTMFIIIWLLAISGIVYKSIFLQKRGKADYFLYILMGWLCVIAIKPLYEGLGFNGLLLLVLGGVSYTAGTFFYSRQHLKYMHVIWHLFVLAGAVFIFFSVYLYT, via the coding sequence ATGCACAATCCAACTTATTCAAAAAAATATCTTATTGTAAATGAAGTCTTCAATGCTATTACTCATGGTATTGGAACCGGATTAAGCATTGCCGGTTTAGTACTACTCATTATTAAAGGATCCCAATTGCACTCGCCTATTCGTATTGTTTCCTACTCAATATTTGGCGCTTCGATGATTCTTTTATTTTTATTTTCTACCTTATTTCATAGTTTAATTTTTACTAAAGCTAGAAAAGTTTTTCAAGTATTTGATCACAGTTCTATTTATTTACTCATTGCTGGTAGTTATACACCCTATAGTTTAGTCACAATCGGGGGAAAATTAGGTTGGACTATGTTTATTATCATTTGGTTGCTTGCTATTTCAGGAATTGTGTACAAATCCATTTTTCTTCAAAAAAGAGGAAAAGCTGATTATTTTCTCTATATATTGATGGGTTGGTTATGCGTCATTGCGATAAAACCATTATACGAAGGGCTTGGTTTTAACGGTTTACTTTTATTAGTACTGGGTGGGGTATCTTATACAGCTGGAACTTTTTTCTATAGTAGACAACATTTAAAATATATGCATGTTATTTGGCACTTATTTGTATTAGCTGGAGCGGTCTTTATTTTCTTTTCAGTTTATCTTTATACATAA
- a CDS encoding YpmS family protein: MSDTEKNNQEKRDVKQFFKNPWKVAFITLIAILLSLVIVVGYRISTPRMTYDSKNETTVDLKDPILEVSMTKDQVSRAINYYIKDLFDSSGVDYTFHLDKDALIDGTFSLLGHDTHFYLYFEPFVLANGDVQLKAKDLTVGTLSVPIPAMISYISHSVDFPKWIEINPDEQYITLHLQQMKLANGMRVKAEQINLVNDQIRFNLYLSDNKK; encoded by the coding sequence ATGAGTGATACAGAAAAAAATAACCAAGAAAAAAGAGACGTTAAACAGTTTTTTAAAAATCCTTGGAAAGTGGCTTTTATTACTTTAATCGCAATTCTTTTATCATTAGTGATTGTAGTGGGGTATCGTATTAGTACACCAAGAATGACATATGATTCTAAAAATGAGACAACTGTTGATTTAAAAGATCCTATCTTGGAAGTCTCCATGACAAAGGATCAAGTTAGTCGAGCAATTAATTATTATATTAAAGATTTATTTGATAGCTCAGGTGTTGACTATACATTCCATTTAGATAAAGATGCATTGATTGATGGGACATTTTCATTACTGGGACATGATACTCACTTCTATTTGTATTTTGAGCCCTTTGTGTTAGCTAATGGAGATGTTCAACTAAAGGCAAAGGATTTAACTGTTGGGACATTAAGTGTTCCAATACCTGCAATGATTAGCTATATTTCTCATTCGGTTGATTTTCCTAAGTGGATTGAAATTAATCCAGATGAACAGTACATTACACTTCATTTACAACAAATGAAATTAGCCAATGGAATGCGTGTAAAAGCAGAACAAATTAATTTAGTTAATGATCAAATAAGATTTAACTTATATTTATCAGATAATAAGAAATAA
- the trxB gene encoding thioredoxin-disulfide reductase has translation MYDVIIIGAGPGGMTSALYASRSGLSVLVIERGAPGGQLMNTDEVENYPGFNLISGPDLALKMYENSTNFGAEHVYGNVVSIEDHGAIKKVVCDDETYEGKTVIIASGSEHRKINIPGEEKYAGRGVSYCAVCDGAFFRDRHLVVIGGGDSAIEEGMYLTQFASKVTIVHRRDELRAQKILQDRAFKNEKIEFMWNKVPIEINGNDMSVQSIKLEDTKTGEVEDLLADGVFIYIGLDPLTNFVKDLGITNAHGWIETDNHMATNIPGIYAIGDVRETVLRQIATAVGDGSIAGQEVYNYLSSLDD, from the coding sequence ATGTATGATGTAATTATTATAGGGGCAGGACCTGGAGGGATGACATCAGCTTTATATGCTTCTCGTTCTGGATTATCTGTATTAGTAATCGAACGAGGTGCACCAGGTGGACAGCTAATGAATACAGATGAGGTAGAAAATTATCCTGGATTTAATCTTATTTCCGGTCCTGATTTAGCCCTTAAAATGTATGAAAATTCTACTAACTTTGGCGCAGAACATGTCTATGGAAATGTTGTTAGCATTGAAGACCATGGAGCTATTAAAAAAGTAGTTTGTGATGATGAAACGTATGAAGGTAAAACAGTGATTATCGCTTCAGGAAGTGAACATCGTAAAATCAATATCCCTGGTGAAGAAAAATACGCTGGACGGGGTGTGTCTTATTGCGCAGTTTGTGATGGGGCATTCTTTAGAGACCGTCATTTAGTAGTGATTGGAGGAGGAGACTCAGCGATTGAAGAAGGCATGTACTTAACTCAGTTTGCAAGTAAAGTAACCATTGTTCATAGAAGAGATGAATTAAGAGCGCAAAAAATACTACAAGATCGTGCATTTAAAAATGAAAAAATTGAATTTATGTGGAATAAAGTTCCAATTGAGATAAACGGAAATGATATGAGTGTGCAATCAATTAAATTAGAGGATACTAAAACAGGTGAAGTAGAAGACTTATTAGCGGATGGTGTATTTATTTATATTGGATTAGATCCGTTGACTAATTTTGTTAAAGATTTAGGTATTACAAATGCTCATGGATGGATTGAAACAGACAATCATATGGCAACTAACATTCCAGGTATTTACGCAATTGGAGATGTTAGAGAAACCGTTTTGAGACAAATTGCGACAGCTGTTGGAGATGGTAGTATCGCTGGACAAGAAGTTTATAATTATTTAAGTAGCTTAGATGATTAA
- a CDS encoding WxL domain-containing protein — MKKSRFTSRLLVVFASAMLFSVSVGAETALDKAPEINASSVTVNNKKVLFDNTHGQTAGAADWVIDGAFSDFANALSEKGYFVKELRKTTPITLDDLKEYDVFVLPEANIPYKIGEQQAIADYVSQGGAVFYIADHYNADRNKNRIDSSEAFNGYRRGAYQDMTKDMTTEEKNSEVMKDVKSSDWLSDTFGIRFRYNALDNINNKTQEWIIEDAFGITEGVKKVGLHAGSTLAITDNTRAKGLIYPPKGLTSANKWGHAVDEGVYNNGGIEEGPYVAISKRGNGKAAFLGDTSLVEDASPKYLREENGKSKKTYDGFKEADDAKILMQLVDWLSKQETYKTFTESGTVLSEITKIHDYEVPENTTEPQDEPWAAPQANYKWFDSKTFAPGSFGSAEKAQAQPSTSVVFADKPVANKLNKATIKMEGLKPNSVVSDYQFGVYTPTAQNGFELGNQVAKTKVADKALSEKIGYSEKFSVSADDKGIASIEVEYLVEFEGEYNFRVKLGKNNVLTQSITILNDTTEVPAPQPEEENKTLDYSVIGQIQFKKSDDAVKPVDPENPNEPQTPLNPDGTETKPGTGGLLSVDYASSFSFGQPTIEPTLKNYGAFAQRFKGTDALRGNYVQVTDKRGTQSGWVLQIVQDNQFKSSTNDELTGAKLTLGNGQLNSPNMLQDGYDVKTIPQHLAHPLKATDATLSGGLELIPGQSQIILKANKGQGMGTWVLSYGQSKDNNIGQLNANDASQSSVILTVPSTANPKETVYQSNITYKLSMVPTP; from the coding sequence ATGAAAAAGTCTAGGTTCACCTCGCGTTTGTTGGTAGTTTTTGCAAGCGCAATGTTATTTTCTGTTTCTGTTGGAGCAGAAACAGCACTGGACAAAGCACCAGAGATAAATGCTTCAAGTGTAACAGTTAATAACAAAAAAGTGTTATTTGATAACACGCATGGCCAAACAGCTGGAGCAGCTGACTGGGTTATAGATGGAGCATTTTCAGATTTTGCAAACGCTTTATCAGAAAAAGGGTATTTTGTGAAAGAGTTAAGAAAAACAACACCTATTACTCTAGATGATTTAAAAGAGTATGATGTGTTTGTTTTACCTGAGGCAAACATTCCATATAAAATCGGTGAACAACAAGCTATTGCAGATTATGTTAGCCAAGGTGGAGCTGTTTTTTATATAGCCGATCATTATAATGCAGATCGAAATAAAAATCGTATTGATTCAAGCGAAGCGTTTAATGGGTATCGACGTGGTGCTTATCAAGATATGACAAAAGACATGACAACTGAAGAAAAAAATTCAGAAGTGATGAAAGACGTTAAAAGCAGTGATTGGCTAAGCGATACATTTGGTATTCGTTTTAGATACAATGCACTAGACAATATTAATAATAAAACACAAGAATGGATTATCGAAGACGCATTTGGTATTACAGAAGGTGTAAAAAAAGTAGGGCTTCATGCTGGAAGTACTTTAGCAATCACTGATAACACTCGTGCCAAAGGATTGATTTATCCGCCAAAAGGATTAACAAGTGCCAATAAATGGGGGCATGCTGTTGATGAAGGTGTTTACAACAATGGAGGGATTGAAGAAGGCCCTTATGTTGCCATTAGTAAACGCGGGAATGGTAAAGCTGCCTTTTTAGGTGACACCTCTTTAGTTGAAGATGCATCGCCTAAATATTTAAGAGAAGAAAATGGAAAATCGAAAAAAACATATGATGGTTTTAAAGAAGCCGATGATGCAAAGATTTTGATGCAATTAGTCGACTGGTTATCAAAACAAGAAACGTATAAAACATTTACAGAAAGTGGCACAGTATTATCTGAAATCACCAAAATCCATGATTATGAAGTACCAGAAAATACAACAGAACCACAAGATGAGCCATGGGCAGCACCACAAGCTAATTATAAATGGTTTGATTCTAAAACATTTGCACCAGGGAGTTTTGGTTCGGCTGAAAAAGCACAAGCACAACCGTCGACATCAGTTGTCTTTGCTGACAAACCAGTAGCAAATAAATTAAATAAAGCAACGATTAAGATGGAAGGGTTAAAACCAAATTCAGTCGTATCTGATTATCAATTTGGCGTCTACACTCCAACTGCTCAAAATGGATTTGAACTTGGAAATCAAGTTGCGAAAACAAAAGTTGCTGATAAAGCATTAAGCGAAAAAATAGGTTATTCTGAAAAATTCTCTGTATCTGCTGATGATAAAGGTATTGCTAGTATAGAAGTTGAGTATTTAGTTGAGTTTGAAGGAGAGTATAACTTCCGAGTGAAACTTGGTAAAAATAATGTGTTAACACAAAGTATCACTATTTTAAATGACACAACAGAAGTACCAGCACCTCAACCAGAGGAAGAGAATAAAACATTAGACTATAGTGTCATTGGGCAAATTCAGTTTAAAAAATCAGATGATGCCGTAAAACCAGTGGACCCTGAAAACCCAAATGAACCACAAACACCACTTAATCCTGATGGGACTGAAACTAAACCAGGTACTGGTGGATTATTATCTGTTGATTATGCATCAAGCTTTTCTTTTGGCCAACCAACGATTGAGCCGACATTAAAAAACTATGGGGCATTTGCTCAACGGTTTAAAGGAACGGATGCTTTACGTGGAAACTATGTTCAAGTAACAGATAAACGCGGGACACAATCAGGATGGGTATTACAGATTGTACAAGATAATCAGTTTAAATCATCAACAAATGATGAATTGACTGGAGCAAAGTTAACTTTAGGAAATGGTCAATTGAATTCACCAAATATGTTGCAAGATGGTTATGACGTGAAAACAATACCACAACATTTAGCGCATCCATTAAAAGCGACTGATGCCACTTTATCTGGGGGATTAGAATTAATTCCAGGACAAAGTCAAATTATTTTAAAAGCAAATAAAGGTCAAGGAATGGGAACGTGGGTATTGTCTTATGGTCAAAGTAAAGACAATAATATAGGCCAATTAAACGCAAATGATGCTAGTCAATCATCTGTTATTTTAACTGTTCCAAGTACGGCAAATCCAAAAGAAACAGTGTATCAATCAAATATTACTTATAAATTATCAATGGTTCCAACACCATAA
- a CDS encoding TIGR02328 family protein produces the protein MRLWHEVLIPKLPRQQLLGQHRECCALRGKGWGKPHSTVNYVFDHSPYKLVQYHWLIMNEMENRGYKPDTLWKNPLYRGKAIDAYTELPEIPIETPIYPEHHDDYLKECLDNLAEKDIYL, from the coding sequence ATGAGATTATGGCATGAAGTATTAATACCTAAGTTACCAAGGCAACAACTACTAGGTCAGCATAGAGAGTGTTGTGCGCTAAGAGGTAAAGGGTGGGGAAAACCACATTCAACTGTTAATTATGTGTTTGATCATAGTCCGTATAAATTAGTGCAATACCATTGGTTGATTATGAACGAGATGGAAAACAGAGGTTATAAACCTGATACACTTTGGAAAAATCCTTTATATAGGGGGAAAGCAATCGATGCTTATACAGAGTTACCAGAGATACCGATAGAAACTCCAATTTATCCAGAACATCATGATGACTATTTAAAAGAATGTTTAGATAACTTGGCTGAAAAAGACATTTACTTATAA
- a CDS encoding DegV family protein: MTKIKIVTDSSCIIPEERLKQIDIHTISLSIMIDGVIYANQNELDPFEFMTMMSNSKTLPKTSQPPIGEFVELYDQLGEDGSKIISIHLTEKLSGTVNTARQAAQLSKSNVTVIDSDYIDQGLGFQVYQAAKMAKEEKYTVEEIVSAVEHVKNNTQLYIGVATLENLVKGGRIGKLVGAVSGFFNMKLLMQLKNGELEMVTKGRGNKTFIKWAKELEKKIAHLSVGYLGMSEAAGAEICEEMKTILKGALPDLNIPIVHTTPLVATHTGKGAFAVMFYTD, encoded by the coding sequence ATGACAAAAATTAAAATAGTGACGGACTCATCTTGTATTATTCCAGAAGAGAGACTAAAACAGATTGATATACACACCATAAGTTTATCCATAATGATTGACGGTGTCATTTATGCCAATCAAAATGAGTTGGATCCTTTTGAGTTTATGACGATGATGTCTAATTCAAAAACATTACCAAAAACTAGTCAACCACCCATTGGGGAATTTGTAGAACTTTATGACCAATTAGGTGAAGATGGTAGTAAAATTATTTCAATCCATTTAACAGAAAAATTAAGCGGGACTGTTAATACTGCTAGACAAGCTGCTCAGTTATCAAAATCAAATGTGACAGTCATTGATAGTGATTATATTGATCAGGGTCTAGGATTCCAAGTTTATCAGGCAGCTAAAATGGCTAAAGAAGAAAAATATACGGTAGAAGAGATTGTTTCAGCTGTTGAGCATGTAAAAAATAATACTCAACTATATATTGGGGTTGCTACTCTAGAAAACCTTGTTAAAGGTGGTCGAATTGGTAAATTAGTTGGTGCGGTTTCTGGTTTTTTTAATATGAAGTTATTAATGCAGTTAAAAAATGGAGAACTAGAAATGGTTACTAAAGGTCGAGGAAATAAAACATTTATTAAATGGGCTAAAGAGTTAGAAAAGAAAATAGCTCATTTATCAGTAGGCTACCTAGGTATGTCTGAAGCCGCAGGTGCCGAAATTTGTGAAGAAATGAAAACTATTTTAAAAGGTGCGTTACCTGATTTAAACATACCAATTGTGCACACGACTCCTCTTGTAGCAACACATACAGGAAAAGGTGCATTTGCCGTAATGTTTTATACAGATTAA
- a CDS encoding DUF916 and DUF3324 domain-containing protein, translating into MKNVRKIGYIMVLFVLINMSFSIVTYANQVGFSVAPVLPSNQIDKESGYFHIQLKAGNKQQLSVELKNHTEKEMVLKTSVASATTNINGVIDYSPTKNKVDETLPINLSKQITVDKAITLSPKEEKIVSVKVSMPNKDIPGVIASGISFEEEGNVKSSQLSSQTTVNNKFSYVLALLMQQSASIETQPELKLGKVKAMELNTKTSVSAPIRNLSSAYLNQVTIKSTLTKKGSSEPYYEYKKEQMQIAPNSIFEFPTFLNGKKLEDGEYLYKAVVSGVTGELNKEEQEQLEWVLTDTINIDRKQAKELNELDDLVTDKNVGLNKWLVLAVGLNVLLVLAFVSYFLFVKQRNK; encoded by the coding sequence ATGAAAAATGTACGAAAAATTGGTTATATAATGGTATTATTTGTTTTGATAAATATGTCGTTTTCAATTGTAACATACGCCAATCAAGTCGGATTTTCAGTAGCACCAGTATTACCGTCTAATCAGATTGATAAAGAAAGTGGGTATTTTCATATTCAATTAAAAGCAGGAAATAAGCAACAATTAAGCGTTGAATTGAAAAATCATACAGAGAAAGAAATGGTCTTAAAAACATCAGTTGCAAGTGCAACGACGAATATCAATGGCGTGATTGATTATAGTCCAACAAAAAATAAAGTTGACGAGACATTACCGATAAATTTATCAAAGCAAATAACAGTAGATAAAGCAATTACTTTATCCCCTAAAGAAGAAAAAATAGTGTCAGTTAAAGTGAGCATGCCAAATAAAGATATTCCAGGAGTTATAGCTAGTGGTATCTCTTTTGAAGAAGAGGGGAATGTTAAATCGAGTCAATTATCTAGTCAAACAACGGTTAATAATAAGTTTTCTTATGTACTAGCGTTGTTAATGCAACAGTCAGCCAGTATCGAGACACAACCTGAGTTAAAGTTAGGAAAAGTTAAAGCGATGGAACTGAATACTAAAACAAGTGTATCAGCACCTATTAGAAATTTATCTTCAGCTTATTTAAATCAGGTAACGATTAAGAGTACGTTAACAAAAAAAGGAAGTAGCGAGCCTTATTATGAATATAAAAAAGAACAAATGCAGATTGCCCCTAATTCTATTTTTGAGTTTCCGACCTTTTTAAATGGTAAGAAATTAGAAGATGGAGAGTATCTTTATAAAGCAGTGGTTAGTGGGGTGACAGGAGAATTAAATAAAGAAGAGCAAGAACAATTAGAATGGGTTTTAACAGATACGATAAATATTGACCGAAAACAAGCTAAGGAACTAAATGAATTAGATGATTTAGTCACCGATAAAAACGTCGGACTAAATAAGTGGTTAGTTTTAGCAGTTGGTTTAAATGTCCTTCTAGTATTAGCGTTTGTTAGTTATTTTTTGTTTGTTAAGCAAAGAAATAAGTAA
- a CDS encoding SGNH/GDSL hydrolase family protein, with the protein MKKITYHMKYVLFFTVIVIICSMIGLLFIPKADNIHLSGETTSSTNKIEMIRLSAIGDSLTEGVGDTTNAGGYLPLLQKDLSDTYPVDVFQAENFGKSGDRSDQVLKRLKKNEDMQKSVKNANAILLTVGGNDLLQALQPKLFSKVTVNKMDSSKEKYYDRLDNLYAEIRVLNPDAPIYQLGIYNPFYLNFSDITELQEIVDYWNKSSQEFVQKQSNAYFVPINDDIYQGIPEISKTDEEKETIKSNNSASINDLISSEDTFHPNNLGYQIIANAFELKMASTKDKWLK; encoded by the coding sequence ATGAAAAAAATTACATATCACATGAAATATGTCCTATTTTTTACTGTAATAGTTATTATTTGTAGCATGATTGGCCTATTATTTATTCCAAAAGCTGATAATATTCATTTGAGTGGAGAAACAACATCTTCGACAAATAAAATAGAAATGATTCGTTTAAGTGCTATTGGTGATTCACTGACTGAAGGGGTAGGGGACACAACGAATGCTGGTGGGTACTTGCCATTATTACAAAAAGATTTGTCTGATACATATCCAGTTGATGTATTTCAAGCTGAAAATTTTGGTAAATCAGGTGATCGAAGTGATCAAGTATTGAAGAGATTAAAGAAAAATGAAGACATGCAAAAGTCTGTGAAAAATGCCAATGCTATACTACTAACAGTTGGAGGAAATGATTTATTACAAGCTCTTCAACCAAAATTATTTAGTAAAGTGACTGTTAATAAAATGGATAGTTCTAAAGAAAAATATTACGACAGATTGGACAATCTGTATGCTGAAATAAGAGTATTAAATCCTGATGCTCCTATTTATCAATTAGGGATATATAATCCATTTTATTTAAATTTTTCTGATATTACAGAGTTACAAGAAATAGTAGACTATTGGAATAAAAGTTCACAAGAATTTGTTCAAAAACAATCCAATGCCTATTTTGTCCCAATTAACGATGATATTTACCAAGGTATTCCAGAAATTTCGAAAACAGATGAGGAAAAAGAAACCATTAAATCTAATAATAGTGCATCGATTAATGATTTGATTTCATCTGAAGATACCTTTCATCCGAATAATTTAGGGTATCAAATTATTGCTAATGCATTTGAACTTAAAATGGCGTCGACAAAAGATAAGTGGCTTAAGTAG
- the ccpA gene encoding catabolite control protein A, whose product MEKQTITIYDVAREAAVSMATVSRVVNGNPNVKPATRKKVLEVIERLDYRPNAVARGLASKKTTTVGVIIPDVSNAYFASLARGIDDVATMYKYNIILANSDGNDVKEVNVLNTLLAKQVDGIIFMGHHLTEQIRGEFSRSKTPVVLAGSIDPDNQVGSVNIDYEAATKDATNQLIKSGNKKVAFISGSLLDPINGIQRLKGYKEALKENNLDFNEGLVFEAEYNYKAGLALHDRVINSGATAAVVADDELAVGLLNSLTDNGVKVPEEFEIITSNNSLFSDIARPSVTSISQPLYDIGAVSMRLLTKLMNKEEIDEKDIVLPYGLIKKQSTK is encoded by the coding sequence ATGGAAAAACAGACTATTACAATTTATGATGTTGCAAGGGAAGCAGCAGTTTCTATGGCAACTGTATCACGTGTTGTTAATGGAAACCCAAACGTAAAGCCTGCCACTAGAAAAAAAGTATTAGAGGTAATCGAAAGATTGGATTATCGTCCAAATGCAGTGGCAAGAGGGTTAGCAAGTAAAAAAACAACAACAGTTGGAGTGATTATTCCAGACGTAAGTAATGCTTATTTTGCTTCGTTAGCTCGAGGAATTGATGATGTGGCAACAATGTATAAATATAATATTATCTTAGCAAACTCTGATGGAAACGATGTGAAAGAAGTAAATGTATTAAATACATTACTTGCCAAACAAGTAGATGGTATTATTTTTATGGGACATCATTTAACTGAACAAATTAGAGGGGAGTTTTCTCGTTCTAAAACACCAGTTGTGTTAGCAGGATCAATCGATCCAGATAATCAAGTGGGTTCAGTAAACATTGATTATGAAGCGGCGACAAAAGATGCAACAAACCAATTGATTAAATCAGGAAATAAAAAAGTAGCGTTTATTTCAGGTTCTTTATTAGATCCTATAAATGGTATTCAACGTTTGAAAGGTTATAAAGAGGCTCTAAAAGAAAATAATCTAGATTTTAATGAAGGATTAGTATTTGAAGCAGAATATAATTACAAAGCTGGTCTTGCTTTGCACGATCGCGTTATTAATAGTGGTGCAACAGCAGCAGTTGTCGCAGATGATGAGTTAGCTGTTGGGTTGTTAAATAGTCTAACTGATAATGGTGTAAAAGTACCGGAAGAGTTTGAAATTATTACAAGTAATAATTCATTATTTTCTGACATTGCGCGACCAAGTGTGACAAGTATTTCTCAACCATTATACGATATTGGAGCTGTATCAATGCGTTTGTTGACTAAACTAATGAATAAAGAAGAAATTGATGAAAAAGATATCGTCTTACCTTATGGATTGATAAAAAAACAATCAACAAAATAA
- a CDS encoding YozE family protein, which yields MSFYHYIQVHRGKLEQDAISKLAEDIFDDIQFPKQETDYHAISDYLETNTYYVPNMDVFDELWEMYQEVTR from the coding sequence ATGAGTTTTTATCATTACATTCAAGTACACAGAGGAAAATTAGAACAAGATGCGATTTCAAAATTAGCAGAAGATATTTTTGATGACATCCAGTTTCCAAAACAAGAAACGGATTATCATGCCATTTCTGATTATTTGGAAACCAATACTTACTATGTTCCAAATATGGATGTATTTGATGAATTATGGGAGATGTATCAAGAAGTTACTAGATAA